Sequence from the Paenibacillus tundrae genome:
TGATAATCATGCTGCAGCTTCACAAAATTTTTGATCGCACCAATGTAGTTACCAAGCGTAAGTTTACCACTCGGCTGAATTCCAGATAATACAGTTTTCATAAAAAGTAACGCCTCCTCGAATTTAGCTTTGATCCAGTTAACTCTGGGTCAATCATGTATTCTCCGCGGACGCAAAAAGATCCCACGCCCGCAAGGGACGTGAGACCGTGGTGCCACCCTTATTCGTGTCCCTTGATAAGTAGATTCTCTGTACTTACGCACATCGATTCAACGACAAGAAACACCTTCATTGTTCCGTAACGTGGAATATACGTCAGAACCTACTGCGGGATAGAGCCAACATCAGCTACCCGGTTCAACTCCGCACTCAAGGGGCCATTCGGCAAAGAGTTCACACCGGTTCACATCACCCACCGGCTTTCTGAAGAGAGTGCCCTCCACTTACTTATCCCTATCATCGCTTTAAGCGTTTGTTTAAAAATCACTTCTTAAACAAGCATTTTCAAGTTATTCAACTCGTAAATAAAGCTATATCTGAATACCATCTTAATGCCATCCACACGGATTGTCAAAAATTAAGAATGAGCTTTTTTTACCCACCCCACTGAAATCTGTTATGATGGAATAGCTTAACCCTATTCCAAGCATTCACGTGGATTGCTTAAGGGATTGCTGGCATGTACACAATGACACGCCTGCAGCGGAAGATTAAAAAAGCCGTTTGCAGTCAGATTTCAAGTGGGAAAAGGAGCATCGATATGAAACAAGTGACCAAAGGCCAATGGAATGGTTACGACACGTATATCCTACATAGCCGTGAATTGGAGATTACCCTGCTACCGCGTCTTGGAAACAATATCATTTCTATTCGTGATCTCGTGCAGGGACGCGATGTCGTTCGCAGTCCAGAAGAAGATGATCTTGCATTTTATCTGCAGAAACCGTATCACTTCGGTGTTCCGCTTCTCATTCCACCTGGTCGAATTCATCGTGGACAATTCGAATATGAGGGCGTCCATTACCAGTTCGATCAGAACACAGCCAACGACAACCACATCCATGGTCTCCATCGCACACAATCCTGGTGTGTTAGTGACATTGAAGAGGATGAAGATGGTTGTGCCATCACTACGGAATTACTTACCGAGAACGAAGAGCACTGGATGGAGCAATTCCCCATTCCTCTTAAGCTAGAGATGACGTTTAGGCTGCAAAATGCTGTCCTGAGCCAACAGTTGCGCGTAACGAATTTGAGTTCAACTCCTGCTCCATTTGGAATGGGATATCATACATGGTTCCTCCTTGACGGCACACCTGCCGAATGGACACTTCAGCTGCCTGTTTCAGGTTTATATTCACAGAATGAAGAACAGTTGCCTACAGGTGAAATTGCTGAGCTAGGTGAATGGGCTGCCCTGAACGAAGGCATGAATATGCAAGGCCGAAATTGGGATACACTTCTCAAGGCTGACGAGCATAAACCGGCTATTGCTCAACTACGACGTCAGGATGGCTACCTGCTGAATTATTCAGCAGATGAACGATATTTCAAGCATTGGGTTCTCTATACAAAAGGCGAATCCGATCAATTCCTGTGCATTGAACCTTACACGTGGCTCTCCGATGCCCCGAATCTGTCTTTATCCGACCAGCAAACGGGATTGATTCGATTGGAACCACAGCAACCAGTAGAGCTGGTTACGCGGATTGAAGTTGTTCCTCCAGTAGAGTAACGTTATAAAGAACAACTCTATCATGCACCTCATGATGCTCACAGACGTACGTTCTTCATTTTACCTATACGCCAAAAAGCCGATCCTTATAGGATCGGCTCTTTGCTTATACCTTCCACATCATTAATCCCTAAAATTTCCCTTACGTCATATGATGTATATTTCTTCATTCTCTAACCATACTAACATCACCAACCCATAAGGAGGTGACACACATGTACGGAGGCCAAAACCAAGGTAATAGAAACAGCTCTAACAATCTGGTTGTTCCCCAAGCAACAGCAGCTTTGCAACAATTGAAAATTGAAGCGGCGCAAGAGCTGGGTGTAACCATTCCACAAGATGGATACTACGGTAACTACACTTCCCGTGAGACAGGATCTCTGGGAGGATACATTACTAAACGTCTGGTACAAATCGCTGAGCAGCAATTATCGGGTCGTTCTTAAGAACTCGAAAGCATGCTTACGTGGTAAAGCTAAAAGCGGCCTTCTTCGGAAGTGCCGCTTTTGGTTATGCTGGCGCTTAGGAAGTTGATTCCATTCCTGAATCCTTGTATGTATTTGTCCTAGGATAACGAATCATTAAGTTAGCCATATTGTAATTGGATTCCATCGTTGCATCTACCAATATCATGCCTTGTCTTACTGTAAAGTCATATGAAATTTCTCCATGCGTCCAATTCTTCTTGAATTTCAACGTCTCTAATGCCATAACCCGGAAAGAAGACCGCTGAGCTTCATTTAATCCCTCATTCTCCACTTCTAATTGTCCATTCCGCCCAGATATCGGATTATGTCGAATTCCGAATTTCCCAATTACGTTATTGCGTATTTGCACAAAAACAACACCTGAATCCAACCCTGCCAACTCATTATCAAGCTCTTTGAACACCAGATCTAACTGTCGTGCTAATGAAAGCTGGTCAATTTTTACCATACTGCTCCTCCTTTATGCACTTCATCCCTTCATAACAAGGACTTACGACTCATTATATGACAATATATATGGTCATTCAACAATAACAAACAAACTTGGGTATTTATTACTATGGTTTGCACAATTAATTGCCATTTGCGCGATTAAAACTGAGTTTTTTCTCTGTATTGCGACAAAATAATCGCATCTGTTGTAGTCAACAAAAAAGACTGCCACCCAAATAACGTGCATCGGGCTGGCAGTCTTGTATGATATACAAATGACATTTGTAACTCGGTGAAAATTAAAACGTCACCTAAAGTAGGTGTAGAGACATTGCTTGATTAAAGCCTACTTTTGGGACAACCTCTATATATGCTATATGCTTATTCGTGATCCTTTGTCATTTCAAGGAACTTTTCAATGTCAGCAATAACTAGATCGGCGGCATTTTGCCAGAACTCAGGCTTAGTTAGGTCAGTCCCCAGATGTTTATCTGCCAATTGCTCTACGGTCATTCGCCCCGTATCTCTCAGCAAGTCGTCATATTTATCTGCAAAGGCTGTTCCCTCTTGCTGTGCTCTAGCATAGATTCCTGCACTGAACATATAACCGAATGTGTACGGGAAGTTATAGAATGGTACACCTGTCAGATAGAAATGCAGCTTCGATGCCCAGAAATGCGGATGATCCGATGCTAACACACCACAGAATGCTTCTTGTTGAGCATCCACCATTAATTTGGATAGTTCATCAGCACTAACGAGTCCCTTTTTACGTTGCTCATAGAAACGATTCTCAAATAAGAAGCGAGCGTGGATATTCATAAAGAATGCTACACTTCGTTGAATTTTATCTTCCAACAAAGCCAACTTCTCTTGTTCATCCGTCGCCGCTTGAACAAGTGCATCCGCAACGATCAATTCTGCAAAAGTAGATGCCGTCTCCGCTACATTCATTGCATAGCGCTGATTCAGCGCAGGCAACTCTTCCATAATGTGTTGATGATACCCATGTCCTAACTCATGAGCAAGTGTCGAAACATTGGATGGAGTCCCAGAGAATGTCATGAAGATTCGAGTTGCTTTGCTCAGTGGCAGAGATGTACAGAATCCACCTGGACGCTTACCAGGACGGTCTTCCGCTTCGATCCAACGCTTTTCAAACGCCATCTCAGCAAATTTGGAAAGCTTGGGACTGAACTTCGCGAACTGTTCAACAATATTAATCGCAGCTTCATCATAAGTCACTTTGCCACCCGATTTTCCAACAGGAGCATCGACGTCACTCCAACTCAGCTTGTCTACGCCAAGAAGCTTCGCTTTGCGCTCTAGGTAACGAACTAATGAAGGTTTGGCTCCGTTAATAACATCCCACATCGTATCCAGTGTCTGACGCGACATCCGGTTAATCGCCAAAGGCTCCTTGAGGATATCATCCCAGCCACGCTTCTCATATAACTTAAGACGGAAGCCAGCAAGATGATTCAGCGTATCCGCACAAAAATCCTCGACGTCAGTCCAAGCCTCTTCCCACTGTGCGAAAACCTTTTCGCGTACAGTGCGATCACTATCACTAAGCTTGTTGGAAGCCTGCCCTGCTGATAGCATGACTGTTTCTCCATTTTGCTCAAATGGAATGTTAATTTTTCCTACGATTGTATTATAGAATTTGCCCCAGCCATGGTAACCATCAACCCCTAAATCAAGAGCAAGACCCTCTAGTTCAGGTGACAGCTTCTCACGAGCTTGTGTACGACTTTCGTTCAGTACAAAAGATAGTGGCTGAATGTCATCCCGAGCCATCCATGCTTCCCATACGTGGTCTTCCGTTTCACTAAGTTTATTATCAAACTGGGATTTACTGCTGCTCAGCATAGCTCCAAGGGAACTAATTGCACCTTGAAGCTGTGTAGCCTTCTTGTCCTTCTGATTCTGTGAAGAGAGACAAGATACAAAGGCCGATCCTTCGGAAGTCCGAATATAGCAGCTCTGCAACAATTCCAGAATCGGATCAAATGTTTTGGTTTCCTCCAGATTGCTTGGTACTGGTGTTTCTTTCAGTAGTTGCTGAAGGTTGCGAACATCCTGCTCAAGCTCAACTAGATATGCAGCAAATGACTCGGAGGAAGAACCTCCACTAAAGATGGACTCCAGATCCCATACGGGATGTAATGGTGTTTTCATTTAATTAGGCACCTCTCTCTACAGATTGAATAACCAATGATGCGATGAACCCTTTGCATGCTTTGATTCCATTTTCCATTCAACACAAATGTAATTACCTGAATAAAGACTGGTTTTATGAAGACTGTATCTCTATACTAGAGGAATAGTTTAAGCTATTCTTTAGGAGGTAAATGTGATGAAACCTTTACAAGTATCGGCTGATACAGCCGTTAAATTAGCGGAATCCCTTGGTGTGCCACTGGAACACCTGATGCATATGCCCCAGCATATCCTGATGCAGAAAATTGCCGAATTAGCCAAAGCTGAAGCGTCCAAGCCAACTGCATCGGAAGAACCCTCGGAAGGCGAGCAGGAATGATTCCTTTTGAGAACAGTTGGCCTTACGACATTGTGATGGGAGACATCTATGTACAGCAATGCCCGTTCTGCCATGCAAGCAATGTGCTGCTGCCCCTGAAACCGAAAGAGCTTGTACGCATCCGTGAAGGCAAGAAGAAATTGCTGGTCTTTCCTTGTTGTAACGGTAGTATGACGGTGATTGATAACGATAGTGACTACCTGCTGTCCAGCCGTCCAATTCGTAATTAATTGGATTCCAAGACGAATGGTGCTTAGATGGGGCTACGCTTGGTAGCCCCTTTTTCGGCTTCAACCATCTCTTCAGGTAGCTCCATTTTGCCAGATATCATCTGTTCCCGCAGTAATGCCCATTGCTCTCGCGAAGCACGAATCATGGCCGCATCTGTAATACGTTTGTCCTGAATGACTCTTCCAAACCATTTGACCGCCTCATGGAAGCGACCTATCCTACGATTCAATTCCCCCAGCAAATAGAGCAAGCGGGCTTCATTTCCACCTGTGCCTTCCCGCTCAAAGACCCTCACATACGAGTCTAGACTAAACTCCAGGAAACGACGTTCCTGCTCATGATCCTCACGGTAGCGGTATAACCAGGCAATATGATGAAGTAAACCTGCAACGACACGATCCTTTTCTTGGATCACTTGCGCGCACAACAGTCCAAGCTTGTACGTTGCAAGTGCCTGATCGATCGTCCGTGCCCCGCTATAATCACGTTTCTCCCAACGGTTGCCGATCTGATTCTTGAAATTTTGCCGCTGTGTATCACTTAAACGTTCCGTTGAATTCTCTGTAGAAGCAAATCCACATTCAGGACAGATACGTACAACGTAAAAGTCAGGGTTCTCTAGTTTGTAATAAGCGCAGAAGTCGGAATCGGTTCGGTAAGGTCTCTTCAAACTTGGTCTTACCCGTGAAGTTTCAAACTCATTTTCACAATAGTGACACGTTATTTTCACCTTATACAGCGGTTCTAGTTCCACTCATTCCATCCCTCTCCCGTAAGCTTGTAATCGGAACTAAGGCGTGTTCACAAAGTGATGAGCCGGTCCCGATAATCGCTGCAGGATAAACGAATGCAACGGTTCTTCAACACCGATCTGTGTCAACGCTTGATTCATACATGAGAGCCATGCTTCAGCTCGTTCAACCGTCACTTCGAAATGCATATGGCGGGCACGCATCATCGGATGACCATATGCCTCAGAGAACAAGGCAGGACCACCGAAAAATTGAGATAAAAACATGTACTGTTTATCCATCACTGGCTGAATATCTTCAGGAAACAAAGGTGCTAACTGTTCATTTTGCATAACAATCGGGTAAAAGGCTTCTACCAGAGCTCGTACACCTTGTTCCCCGCCGAGATTTTCATAAATACTTAGCGTAGGTTTCATTGATTTGCCCCCACATTAGTTGTGTCGAATTTTGGCATATATTACACTCCTATGCTTAATTGTGAACTAAAATTAAAGACCAGGTTACATACACCCTAATCCTCATTCTATCAAAAAAAAACCAAAAGTCCTATCTAACATCACACAAGATATGGATTATTATATAACAATTTTGCGTATGACAGCATGATATGGACGTACTTACGACTAGATAAAAACAACAAAAAAAGCGCCAAACCTAAGGTTCAGCGCATCATTTATTCATTAATAGCTTCGCCAGTCCTCTTCTTCAGAGCGTATAAGCGACGCACGTATAACGTAGACAAAAGCACAGACTAGGACTCCGGTGACAAGACTCATAATCATCACTCCATCCGAATTGAATTCACCCGTTAGCAGATTGAGGTGACGTTCAGGCGTTTTTTTCATTTTAGCATACATCGTTTAAAAATACAGCCATTTTTGCAAGCGCTTTCTATCGCGAATAGGTACTCTGTTGTACTGTTTGTCCGCTTAAGCTCATATATTGATCGCACAAGCCCTTATTCTGCCGGAAAGCCATTTTGCTGAAAAGGAGAGGTATCATGTCTGCTCTTGGTAAGCTGCAAAAACTAACCCAGGTCATGTTTATACTTGCTCTCCTCGTCCTATGCCTGCTCATGATTCTATTTCCGGCGGAAACGTGGCAAGCGGGTGTGCGTGGTCTTGCCATCTGGTGGGACGTGTTGTTCCCCTCCCTTTTCCCTTTTTTAGTTTTATCTGAGCTGCTCATTGGGTTTGGGATTGTTCATTTTCTCGGTACGTTACTTAATCCACTTATGCGTCCACTTTTTCGTGTACCTGGGAGCGGTGGGTTCGTATTCGCTGTCAGTTGCGCATCCGGTTATCCTACAGGAGCTAAGTTAACTGCGCAGTTGTGGGAACAGAAGTTGGTTACCCGTGAGGAAGGAGAACGCCTCGTAGCTTTCACCACCTCATCTGATCCCATTTTCATGATTGGTGCCGTATCTGTCGGCTTCTTCCATAATGTTGCCATTGCGCCAGTGCTAGTTGCTTCACATTATGCTGCCGCATTTATCGTGGGACTACTGATGCGTTTCCATGGCAGAGGAACAGATCACTCCAATAAACATTCAATTAGCGAATCTAAAGTTTACCCTTCATCTCCAAATCACATACCTAAAAATAAATTGAAGCTAGCGATCGAGTCGATGCATCAGGCTCGTATGGCAGATGGGCGGGCATTTGGCGAATTGTTGCGCCAGGCCATTTCCTCGTCCCTTCGACTTATTATTATCGTTGGGGGCTTAGTTGTATTCTTCTCCGTCATCATGGAACTATTGGTACAAACAGGCTGGCTGGGTGTGTTATACCAATGGACGGAATTAGGTCTAGTTCATGCTGGGCTACCCCCTGCTCTGTCCCAGAGTCTTGTAGGCGGGTTATTTGAAGTGACTTTGGGAGCCAAAGAAGCCGGAGCCGCTGGAGCAAGTATCCCCCTGATATACAAGGCGGCAGCCGCAGCATTTGTATTGTCTTGGGGTGGGCTTTCTGTTCACGCACAGATTATGAGCATACTGAGCAACACCCCTATGAGGTATGGGACTTTCCTGTTGGCTAGAGTCATCCATGCACTCATCGCACCAATACTGGTGTTGTTACTGTGGGCACCCATGATGGGAACGATGGATTTGCCTGTGTTTGCTCCGAATATCCCTAATTTCAACCCTTTTATATATACCCAGTATTGGGGAACGATTGTTGTTACGGGTCTCGTTACTCTTGGGATTGTGACCCTTCTGCTGCTGGTATTCTCATTAATCATCTCTCTATTTTCAAACAGACATGTAAAAAGATAATCCGTTATGTCCATCTTTATGGGCAGGAATATGAATCCAACGTTGTGTTCTTCTCCGGAATTGATTATCATCGGTAGTATAATGACCACAAAGGAGCTTTCATCTTGAGATACTATGTTCAAGACCGCGGAGACCAGTTATCGATTGATCTCAGTCAGCAATTTCACGCGCTGGCCAAAGAGGAAGGATTCAAGCTGGATGCAGAATCACCCGAGATTGTTGTCTCTATCGGAGGCGATGGTACGATGCTGCAGGCATTTCATAACTTCATCGACCGGATCCCGGACATTGCTTTTGTTGGGGTTCACACAGGGCATCTCGGATTTTATGCCGACTGGAAGAAGGAAGAATT
This genomic interval carries:
- a CDS encoding M3 family oligoendopeptidase, coding for MKTPLHPVWDLESIFSGGSSSESFAAYLVELEQDVRNLQQLLKETPVPSNLEETKTFDPILELLQSCYIRTSEGSAFVSCLSSQNQKDKKATQLQGAISSLGAMLSSSKSQFDNKLSETEDHVWEAWMARDDIQPLSFVLNESRTQAREKLSPELEGLALDLGVDGYHGWGKFYNTIVGKINIPFEQNGETVMLSAGQASNKLSDSDRTVREKVFAQWEEAWTDVEDFCADTLNHLAGFRLKLYEKRGWDDILKEPLAINRMSRQTLDTMWDVINGAKPSLVRYLERKAKLLGVDKLSWSDVDAPVGKSGGKVTYDEAAINIVEQFAKFSPKLSKFAEMAFEKRWIEAEDRPGKRPGGFCTSLPLSKATRIFMTFSGTPSNVSTLAHELGHGYHQHIMEELPALNQRYAMNVAETASTFAELIVADALVQAATDEQEKLALLEDKIQRSVAFFMNIHARFLFENRFYEQRKKGLVSADELSKLMVDAQQEAFCGVLASDHPHFWASKLHFYLTGVPFYNFPYTFGYMFSAGIYARAQQEGTAFADKYDDLLRDTGRMTVEQLADKHLGTDLTKPEFWQNAADLVIADIEKFLEMTKDHE
- a CDS encoding DUF2225 domain-containing protein, with the protein product MELEPLYKVKITCHYCENEFETSRVRPSLKRPYRTDSDFCAYYKLENPDFYVVRICPECGFASTENSTERLSDTQRQNFKNQIGNRWEKRDYSGARTIDQALATYKLGLLCAQVIQEKDRVVAGLLHHIAWLYRYREDHEQERRFLEFSLDSYVRVFEREGTGGNEARLLYLLGELNRRIGRFHEAVKWFGRVIQDKRITDAAMIRASREQWALLREQMISGKMELPEEMVEAEKGATKRSPI
- a CDS encoding O-methyltransferase, which encodes MVKIDQLSLARQLDLVFKELDNELAGLDSGVVFVQIRNNVIGKFGIRHNPISGRNGQLEVENEGLNEAQRSSFRVMALETLKFKKNWTHGEISYDFTVRQGMILVDATMESNYNMANLMIRYPRTNTYKDSGMESTS
- the ylbJ gene encoding sporulation integral membrane protein YlbJ, whose amino-acid sequence is MSALGKLQKLTQVMFILALLVLCLLMILFPAETWQAGVRGLAIWWDVLFPSLFPFLVLSELLIGFGIVHFLGTLLNPLMRPLFRVPGSGGFVFAVSCASGYPTGAKLTAQLWEQKLVTREEGERLVAFTTSSDPIFMIGAVSVGFFHNVAIAPVLVASHYAAAFIVGLLMRFHGRGTDHSNKHSISESKVYPSSPNHIPKNKLKLAIESMHQARMADGRAFGELLRQAISSSLRLIIIVGGLVVFFSVIMELLVQTGWLGVLYQWTELGLVHAGLPPALSQSLVGGLFEVTLGAKEAGAAGASIPLIYKAAAAAFVLSWGGLSVHAQIMSILSNTPMRYGTFLLARVIHALIAPILVLLLWAPMMGTMDLPVFAPNIPNFNPFIYTQYWGTIVVTGLVTLGIVTLLLLVFSLIISLFSNRHVKR
- a CDS encoding aldose 1-epimerase, with the translated sequence MKQVTKGQWNGYDTYILHSRELEITLLPRLGNNIISIRDLVQGRDVVRSPEEDDLAFYLQKPYHFGVPLLIPPGRIHRGQFEYEGVHYQFDQNTANDNHIHGLHRTQSWCVSDIEEDEDGCAITTELLTENEEHWMEQFPIPLKLEMTFRLQNAVLSQQLRVTNLSSTPAPFGMGYHTWFLLDGTPAEWTLQLPVSGLYSQNEEQLPTGEIAELGEWAALNEGMNMQGRNWDTLLKADEHKPAIAQLRRQDGYLLNYSADERYFKHWVLYTKGESDQFLCIEPYTWLSDAPNLSLSDQQTGLIRLEPQQPVELVTRIEVVPPVE
- a CDS encoding globin translates to MKPTLSIYENLGGEQGVRALVEAFYPIVMQNEQLAPLFPEDIQPVMDKQYMFLSQFFGGPALFSEAYGHPMMRARHMHFEVTVERAEAWLSCMNQALTQIGVEEPLHSFILQRLSGPAHHFVNTP
- a CDS encoding YycC family protein; the protein is MKPLQVSADTAVKLAESLGVPLEHLMHMPQHILMQKIAELAKAEASKPTASEEPSEGEQE
- a CDS encoding alpha/beta-type small acid-soluble spore protein yields the protein MYGGQNQGNRNSSNNLVVPQATAALQQLKIEAAQELGVTIPQDGYYGNYTSRETGSLGGYITKRLVQIAEQQLSGRS